The Spinacia oleracea cultivar Varoflay chromosome 2, BTI_SOV_V1, whole genome shotgun sequence DNA segment ATTTATGTGGGATCTGCGGCGGTGGTTATAGTCGTGGAAGTTGTCCCGGAATTTCGGCTCGTGGCTTCAATGGAGGAGGTAAAAATTgtgtttttttattatttttattcatttctgGCGCACAGATTTTGCACCTTGCACATGGGAGTGGCGCACAGATTTTGCACCGTGCACAGGGAAGTGGCGCAAAATCTGTGCATGAATGACATGGAACTGGCGCACAGAATTTGCGCCGTGTACATGAAACCCATGCAAATTCCGTGCGCCATTTCCATGTCGTCCATGCAAAGTTTGTGCGTCAGTCCCATGTCATTCATGCAAAGTCCGTGCGCGGGAAGTAAATCTGAAAGtcaaatttgtttattttttttaatttttaatgtaaAGTTATTcgaattaatattataatttgttaatttaatttttgtttatttaagaAAATTATGTTAGTGATTTTAGAAATTTCTAGAAATTATGTAgttattttagaatttatttattttagaatttatgTATTTTAGAAAATATGTTAGTTATTATGcgcaaaattaatattataatgtgttaatttaatttttatttattttagaaaattatgTTAGTGATTTTAGAAATTTCTAGAAAATATGTAGttattttagaatttatatattttagaaattatgttAGTTATTATGCGCAAAGTTAAATATAATatgttaattaaatttttatttattttagaaaattatgTTAGTGATTTTAGAAAGTATGTTAGTTATTACGCGCAAAGTAACattattttagaaattatatgttaatttaattGTTATTTAATTTAGAAATTACATGTTCATTTAGAAATTTAGAAATTACATGTGTCATTTAATTGCTATTTAATttggaaattatattttaatttaattgttatatattttagaaattatgttagtgattataattattaaattatgttttattatagGCCCCACTTCCGGATTATGGTGGCGACGATGTTGATTATAGTTATCTATTTGCAACAAATGAAATATTCGATGGATTTGAATACGCAACGAATTGGGAAAAACAAGTGGCTATCGGATCTGGGTTCATATTGATAAGTAGCTCGTACAAAACGACGCAAAAAGATGGTCGTAAGTACCGCTACTTGAAATGCGATCGGGGAAGAAGAGAAAACAATTGTAGGGGTCTAGAGACCGCAAAACGACCAAGAGTAAGGCATGTGGTTGTCGTTTTATGATTAAGTGTGAACAACAACGAGTAGAAGAAAATAATTGGGTTATTGAGTTGCTTCATGATCGTGGCACACATAACCACACATTGATTGTATATCCCGAGGGTCACCGTGGTGTTAGTGGTCTTAGTCAGGGTGCAAAGGAAGTTGTTCGCGAGATGAACGATGCACAAGCTAAGCCAAAAAATATTATGGTGGCCATTAAAAACAAGTTTCCAGATGAACATCCCAACATGAGACACATTTACAACTTCAAAGAAAAGATGAGACGAGAAGGTTCAGAAGGAAGAAACGTTGTTGAGCAGATGTTGCATCTAGCCAGAGAGCACGACTACATAAACTGGGTCTCATGCAGTGACCGTACGAGTAAAGTCATAAGCCGCGCATTCTTAGGTCACCCTGCAATGGTGGAGGTGTTACGCACATATCCACTGGTTATTGGTTTGTATTCGACGTACAAGACTAACAGATATGGATTTCCTTTCTTGGAGATTGTTGGTGTGACACCGACAAATCAGAATTTCCTAATCGCCTATGCATTTATGAAAGACGAGACTGCAGCGAGCTACCGGCCGTTGGGTGTTACAGAAGTTGTAGCGATAAAATTGTACACttatttttgaattgaattgaatagaATAATACCAAAATAAGAGCAAACTACAAATCTTTACATAGTGGAACCATATTTTTTTACGGCAATGAAACCATGTTATATTCACCTTATCTCtatttattttcacttattctAGGGATGTTTGATTCTCATATTTGTGGTATGAGGTGTGGGTTTAAGATGGGTAAATCTCATAgttataatttatttaataaaattgcaATTTCTAAACTCATACCTCAAAACCACCAAACATACATTCTTCGACAAAATCAAACACATAATAAATGATACAGAGTattaaattgaataaaaaaagaGAGCCAATAAATAGTATACACCTACCCCCGCATGATCATTCACCATTGATCATTATTCATTAGAAGTTTCAGAACCTTGACATATGTAGACCTAGAAGTACATTCATGCATCAACATCATAGGAATTTGATTATGTGAATAGACATACTCCTAGAATAAAAACAGTGATCCAAGACCATTGGTGAGTGGTGAGTTGGTGACCAACATACCAACTATTGCAATCCATCTTGAGTTCTTGACAGTTGGATCAAACTTTATACAAAATTTATACCATTGTTTCATGGCAATTAGGTTAACTGGCTAAAGTTTCAAGTACGTAGTAGTGAGGAACCATTTTTTATCTTTTTCATCATAACGATAAAAAATGGTTAAATTTCCCGAACTGTTAATTGAGTAAGTGGTTATTACTATTGACTcatgaaaaaagaaaagactTAACTTACTTGCTGACGTGGACGATAAGTAGAGAATTTGTTGTTAAAGGGTTGCATATAGGTAATTTGACCATCTTTAGCATCTTTTAGGAAAATCGATCCAAAGTACTAGTAAGTCTTCATAGTAAATAATATTTCCAGTAcaaataatacgaagtagttAAAAAAATCATCGTTGGTTTTCAATGTGTTATGCCTATGGTTGCAAATTACAATAATGAGAAGGAATTTATGGAGTATATTAATTGGAAactttggtaatattaatccaacctttggccgattttcttttattaatcccacctacgacatattttttaataatcccacatttACTACCCaatgacttttattgggcccaacatgtcataaacctattgtaggcggtaatatgtccctacgtggcagtactctctctcgatatattcagtcatcaccGTCAAATCATCACCATATCGATGACTTTTTCATCGGTTACCGGTCAcataagcccaataaaagtcgttgggtagtaaaggtgggatttttaaaaaatatgtcgtaggtaggattaataaaagaaaaccagccaaaggttggattaatattaccaaattttccataTTAATTTGACAAGTAAAGTTATATCCAATATCCATGATAATACATCTCCACTATTTAAACAAGTTTCATTCTTTATAAGTTCTCATCATAATCATTATCACGAGTCCACGATAAAAGATATAGACTTAAAGTAGGATGACTTACCATGAACACTCTCCTTATCAAATTTCTTATTCGGTATTCTAAGAGTATGTCTTATCAAATTTCTTAAAATAGGACGATTTACCATGAACATTCTCTTTATAAATCTTATTATCTCGTGAACGGACCAAACATTTTAtaagatatttaaaaaatataaactATTGAAGAATTCCACTTGTCACATCcttatcaaataaaataaaatatcattaGTACTAAAGTATATCttgtgaaaaataaaataaaaattagcaTAAGTGTAccaaatcccaagaaaaaatGAGTATTTCCAATCTTCCCAAACTTTCCCCCAAATTCCTTCTCCCTTTCCCTTGTCACTTTCCAACTGCTCCTTCAAAAACCAACCCAATTCCCTTCAATCTTCCCACTCTTCAACTGACACAAACAAAAACCCATTTTGGCACAGAGAAAATGAGCTCTGTGGATGCTAGTGGCGTCGGTGGCGGAAATGGTGGCGGGTTTGATCAGAACATGCTTGTGATGAGGCACGGCGATCGGATGGACAACTTTCTTCCAACGTGGATTACCACGGCGGAGAGGCCGTGGGATCCGCCCCTTATTGACGCTGGAAAAGTCAGAGCTTATAAAGTTGGTAACGAGATTCGAACCCGACTCGGGTTTCCGATCCACCGTGTTTTTGTTTCTCCTTTCCTTCGATGTATTCAGACTGCTTCTGAGGTTATCTCTGCTATTTGTTCCTCTTCCGATGATTCATTTGACCCCACTAAAGTTAAGGTATAACTTTAATGATCATATTATTCTTTTAATCATTTTGAGTTTTGGTTTGTGGGTTTCTGTTTGATTGGTGTTCGTCCTTTTTATTGTCTGGATGATCAAAATGGAGAATTGAATTATGGGTATTGTTGAACTTTGATGAGTTTGAGTGTTTTTTGTTTAATGATTGTTATTATTATGCAGCTGAATTGGATGATGGGTAATTAGGTATAATTGATTTTCTTCTAATAATGGTAGAAAGCTGATGAATGCTTATGAATTGTCTGGACATATGT contains these protein-coding regions:
- the LOC110802825 gene encoding protein FAR1-RELATED SEQUENCE 5-like, with translation MIKCEQQRVEENNWVIELLHDRGTHNHTLIVYPEGHRGVSGLSQGAKEVVREMNDAQAKPKNIMVAIKNKFPDEHPNMRHIYNFKEKMRREGSEGRNVVEQMLHLAREHDYINWVSCSDRTSKVISRAFLGHPAMVEVLRTYPLVIGLYSTYKTNRYGFPFLEIVGVTPTNQNFLIAYAFMKDETAASYRPLGVTEVVAIKLYTYF
- the LOC110802808 gene encoding uncharacterized protein, which produces MSISNLPKLSPKFLLPFPCHFPTAPSKTNPIPFNLPTLQLTQTKTHFGTEKMSSVDASGVGGGNGGGFDQNMLVMRHGDRMDNFLPTWITTAERPWDPPLIDAGKVRAYKVGNEIRTRLGFPIHRVFVSPFLRCIQTASEVISAICSSSDDSFDPTKVKVSIEYGLCEMLSREAIRPEYAPKDGDFRFNISELEAMLPAGTVDHSVERIYQEMPRWEETVLGSRNRYEHIIQALADKYPRENLLLVTHGEGVGTSVSTFKKYVTVYEVNYCAYSHAKRHITFGESGAVNAESFQLLTVPHATGIGFNAANSFADGV